A portion of the Aphelocoma coerulescens isolate FSJ_1873_10779 chromosome 1, UR_Acoe_1.0, whole genome shotgun sequence genome contains these proteins:
- the METTL21C gene encoding protein-lysine methyltransferase METTL21C, which translates to MISAQQPLFPNKAERTMDCQSEEEETCEEQCDSENHTCSSKHVESNTGSPVTLKILQNWVPRVSHYFDKEHYTYAGHQIAIQESIEHFGAVVWPGALALSQYLESNQEQFNLKDKKVLEIGAGTGLLSIVACILGAHVTATDLPEVLENLSYNISRNTKNLNMHKPEVRKLVWGEGLTEDFPVSTYHYDFILATDVVYHHAALEPLLATMVYFCKPGTVLLWANKFRFSTDYEFLEKVCDIFNTTILAEFPESNVKLLKATVREN; encoded by the exons ATGATCTCTGCACAGCAGCCACTATTCCCCAACAAAGCTGAAAGAACAATGGACTGCCAATCCGAGGAAGAAGAAACCTGTGAAGAACAGTGTGACTCTGAAAACCACACTTGCAGCTCCAAGCATGTAGAATCCAACACAG GCTCACCAGTAACTCTTAAAATACTGCAGAACTGGGTTCCTAGAGTTTCACACTACTTTGATAAGGAGCACTACACGTACGCTGGCCACCAGATTGCCATTCAGGAGTCCATAGAACACTTTGGAGCTGTGGTATGGCCAGGG GCACTGGCTTTATCTCAATATCTGGAATCAAATCAAGAACAATTCAACCTCAAAGACAAAAAAGTTTTGGAAATTGGTGCTGGAACAGGCTTGCTTTCCATTGTGGCCTGTATCTTAG GAGCTCACGTTACAGCTACTGATTTGCCTGAAGTTCTTGAAAATCTCTCATATAATATTTCAAGAAATACGAAGAACTTGAATATGCACAAACCTGAAGTGAGAAAACTGGTATGGGGAGAAGGCCTCACTGAAGACTTTCCTGTATCAACTTACCATTATGATTTCATACTGGCAACTGATGTTGTGTACCATCATGCAGCTCTGGAGCCCCTGCTAGCAACAATGGTGTACTTTTGTAAGCCAGGAACAGTATTACTATGGGCAAATAAGTTCAGATTCAGTACAGACTATGAATTTTTGGAAAAAGTTTGCGATATATTTAATACAACTATTTTAGCAGAATTTCCAGAATCAAATGTCAAGCTGCTTAAAGCCACAGTAAGAGAGAATTAA